The stretch of DNA ACGGAACGGTCACGGAACGACCGGGCTCGTGCACTACCCTCGTCTCGTGACCGAACCAGTCGACGTGCTCTGGACCGGGGAGAACGCCCCCGTCCACGCCCACCCCGGAGACGCCGGAGCCGACCTCGTCTCGACCGAGGCCTTCGTGCTGCAGCCGGGGGAGCGCCGCCTCGTCGGCACCGGGCTCCGCATCGCGCTCCCGGACGGGTTCGTCGCCTTCGTCGTGCCCCGGAGCGGGCTCGCGGCGAAGCACGGCATCACGATCGTGAACGCCCCCGGGACGGTCGACTCCGGCTACCGCGGCGAGGTCAAGGTCGCACTGCTCAACACCGACGCCTCCGAGCCGTACGAGGTGCACGTCGGTGACCGGATCGCGCAGGTGATCGTCATGCCGGTGCCGCGGGTCACGTTCACGCGGGTCGACGAGCTGCCCGAGAGCGTCCGCGGTGTGGGCGGCTTCGGCTCGTCGGGCTACGGTGACCAGCGCAGCGGTGCCCTGTCCGGCGCCGCGCACACCCAGGAAGGAACGGGCGAATGAAGTTCGGTCGACGCAAGCGGGACGAGGTCGAGGTGGCGGACGCCGTCGCCGACGACGCCGTGGTCGCGGGGACGACGCCGGAGGTCGACATCGCGACCGACGCCGACGCCGACCTCGACGAGGTGGACGCGGTCGCCCCGACCGACAAGTCGGCGCCGTCCGACCGCGCCGAGAACGGGCCGCACGACGAGACCGAGGCGAACCTGGTCCGCCCGTACGTCGACCTGGGCGGTGTGAAGGTGCTCCCGCGCGAGGGCCTGCACCTCCGCCTCGAGGTCGAGGAGGGCTCGCAGCGCGTCGTCGCCGTCGGGCTCGACTACGACGAGTCCACGCTCCAGGTCCAGCCGTTCGCCGCGCCCCGCTCGACCGGCCTCTGGCACGAGATCCGCGCGCAGATCGCCGACCAGATCGAGCGCCAGGGCGGTCGTGTGGAGGAGGTCGACGGCCCGTTCGGCCCCGAGCTCCGTGCCCTCGTGCCGGTCGTCGTCGACGGCTCGGGAGCGACCGACGGCGCCCGCGCCGCACGCTTCGTCGGCGTCGACGGCCCCCGCTGGTTCCTGCGCGGCGTGATCGCCGGCAAGGCCGCCGAGAGCCCGGAGGACGCCGCCGAGATCGAGGAGCTGTTCCGCTCCGTCGTCGTGGTGCGCGGTACCACGCCGATGCCGCCGCGCGACCTCATCCCGCTGCACATGCCGAAGTCGACGCAGACCGCGGTCTGACGACCGGCTCCCGACGACCGCTCGCGACGCGAGACACCGACGACACGGCCTGGAGGCACGGTGCCGGACCACGACGAGACCCCCCGTCCCGCAGGAACGCCGGACGAGACCGGCGTGCCGGCTCCGCGCACCGGCACGCCGGACGACGCTGCGCCGTCGTTCGCGGCGCAGTTCCGTGCCGCCGTGCAGAACGCCGGCATCGCCCGGGTCGCCCCGGGTGAGGCACCCTCCGGCCGTGCCCTGCTCGGTGCGGTCGGCGGTGTGCGCGGGCTCGCCGAGTCGGTGCTGCCGGGCTTCGCGTTCCTCGTCGTCTACGCCGTCACGAAGGAGCTCGTCCCGAGCGTCGTGATCCCGGTGCTCGTCGGGCTCGTCTTCGTGGTCGTCCGCCTGGCACAGCGGCAGTCGCTCACGATGTCCTTCGCGGGCATCGCCGGCGTCGTGGTGTCCGCCGCCCTGGCGCTGTTCACCGGCCGTGCCGAGACGAACTTCATCCCGGGCATCGTCATCAACTCGGTGTGGCTCGTCGGGCTCCTCGTCACCCTGGCGGTCCGGTGGCCGCTCATCGGCATCGTGGTCGGCTTCCTGCTGCCGCCGAACGAGGACGGGTCCCACGTCGACTGGCGCGCCGACCCCGCGAAGCGCCGCGTGCTCACCGTCGCCACGTGGATCTGGGTCGGGCTCTTCGCGGTCCGGCTCGCGGTCGAGGTGCCGCTGTACCTGACGGCGCAGGTCGAGCTCCTCGCCGCGGTGAAGCTCGTGCTCGGTGTGCCGCTCTACGCCGCCGTGCTCTGGGTCACGTGGCTGCTCGTCCGCACGGTGTTCGTGCGCCGGGAGGACACGGCCGCGGTGTAGAGTTGTCTCGACATCGAGACAGTTTCCCGGGGGCGCGCCCGCACCGTCGGGATTAGGTTTGCCTTGCTGGTGGGACGTTCCGACGCCCGCGATGATGAGGGCACACCGATCAGTAGGGAGGCGGCACAGTGGCTGCAGTCAACAGCTTCGGCTCGAAGGACACGCTCTCGGTTGGGGGTGTCGACTACGCGTTCCACCGGATCGACACGGTGCCGGGGCACGAGAAGCTCCCGTACAGCCTGAAGGTGCTGCTCGAGAACCTGCTCCGCACCGAGGACGGCGCGAACGTCACCGAGGAGCAGATCCGCGCGCTCGGCTCGTGGAAGCCCGAGGCCGAGC from Curtobacterium sp. SGAir0471 encodes:
- the dut gene encoding dUTP diphosphatase, encoding MTEPVDVLWTGENAPVHAHPGDAGADLVSTEAFVLQPGERRLVGTGLRIALPDGFVAFVVPRSGLAAKHGITIVNAPGTVDSGYRGEVKVALLNTDASEPYEVHVGDRIAQVIVMPVPRVTFTRVDELPESVRGVGGFGSSGYGDQRSGALSGAAHTQEGTGE
- a CDS encoding DUF3710 domain-containing protein; the encoded protein is MKFGRRKRDEVEVADAVADDAVVAGTTPEVDIATDADADLDEVDAVAPTDKSAPSDRAENGPHDETEANLVRPYVDLGGVKVLPREGLHLRLEVEEGSQRVVAVGLDYDESTLQVQPFAAPRSTGLWHEIRAQIADQIERQGGRVEEVDGPFGPELRALVPVVVDGSGATDGARAARFVGVDGPRWFLRGVIAGKAAESPEDAAEIEELFRSVVVVRGTTPMPPRDLIPLHMPKSTQTAV
- a CDS encoding DUF3159 domain-containing protein, whose protein sequence is MPDHDETPRPAGTPDETGVPAPRTGTPDDAAPSFAAQFRAAVQNAGIARVAPGEAPSGRALLGAVGGVRGLAESVLPGFAFLVVYAVTKELVPSVVIPVLVGLVFVVVRLAQRQSLTMSFAGIAGVVVSAALALFTGRAETNFIPGIVINSVWLVGLLVTLAVRWPLIGIVVGFLLPPNEDGSHVDWRADPAKRRVLTVATWIWVGLFAVRLAVEVPLYLTAQVELLAAVKLVLGVPLYAAVLWVTWLLVRTVFVRREDTAAV